The proteins below come from a single Streptomyces sp. M92 genomic window:
- a CDS encoding DUF2795 domain-containing protein, with translation MQRGSDRMSVHRDDEMKHELQGLLRSGHPTRTEEWHDPEPAAEDDPDVMYGPVTPGRGPTYLEALRLELARNLTRGTFPAGPRELTRALRRGNAPDALVEGLERLPHKARYDNVQELAVALTESGGSGPAGTQSA, from the coding sequence ATGCAGCGAGGCAGTGACCGGATGAGCGTCCACCGCGACGACGAGATGAAGCACGAACTGCAGGGTCTGCTCCGGTCCGGGCACCCGACCCGGACCGAGGAGTGGCACGACCCGGAGCCGGCCGCGGAGGACGACCCCGACGTCATGTACGGGCCGGTGACTCCGGGCCGCGGTCCCACCTATCTGGAGGCTCTCCGGCTCGAACTGGCCCGGAACCTGACCCGCGGCACCTTCCCCGCCGGCCCGCGGGAACTGACCCGGGCGCTGCGCCGCGGCAACGCGCCGGACGCCCTCGTCGAGGGTCTGGAACGACTGCCGCACAAGGCGCGCTACGACAACGTCCAGGAACTGGCGGTGGCCCTGACCGAGAGCGGCGGGTCCGGACCCGCCGGTACGCAGAGCGCGTAG
- a CDS encoding excinuclease ABC subunit UvrA encodes MSSAKRADTRAAAPHPADGHDMIRVHGARENNLKDVSIEIPKRRLTVFTGVSGSGKSSLVFNTIAAESQRLINETYSAFVQGFMPTLARPEVDVLDGLTTAIIVDQQRMGADPRSTVGTATDANAMLRILFSRLGDPHIGPPSAYSFNTASVRASGAITVERGNKKAVKATYERTGGMCTHCEGRGKVSDIDLSQLYDDSKSLAEGAFTIPGWKSDSQWTVQVYAQSGFVDPDKPIREYTEKELRDFLYGEPVKVKVNGVNLTYEGLIPKIQKSFLSKDKEAMQPHIRAFVERAVTFTTCPECDGTRLSEGARSSRIGKVSIADACAMEIRDLADWVRTLDEPSVAPLLTALRDTLDSFVEIGLGYLSLDRPAGTLSGGEAQRVKMIRHLGSSLTDTTYVFDEPTIGLHPHDIQRMNDLLLRLRDKGNTVLVVEHKPEAIAIADHVVDLGPGAGTAGGTVCFEGTVEDLRSAGTVTGRHLDDRSSLKETVREPTGALEIRGANAHNLQDVDVDIPLGVLCVVTGVAGSGKSSLIHGSVPAGADVVAVDQSPIKGSRRSNPATYTGLLDPIRKAFAKANGVKPALFSANSEGACPTCNGAGVVYTDLAMMAGVASPCEDCEGKRFQPSVLVYRFGGRDISEVLAMSVAQAEEFFGTGEARTPAAHKILQRLTDVGLGYLTLGQPLTTLSGGERQRLKLATHMGEKGGVYVLDEPTTGLHLADVEQLLGLLDRLVDAGKSVIVIEHHQAVMAHADWIIDLGPGAGHDGGRIVFEGTPADLVADRSTLTGEHLAAYVGA; translated from the coding sequence ATGAGCAGCGCCAAGAGGGCGGACACGAGAGCGGCCGCCCCGCACCCGGCCGACGGCCACGACATGATCCGTGTGCACGGCGCCCGCGAGAACAACCTCAAGGACGTCAGCATCGAGATCCCCAAGCGCCGGCTGACCGTCTTCACCGGAGTTTCCGGGTCGGGCAAGAGCTCCCTGGTCTTCAACACCATCGCCGCCGAGTCCCAGCGGCTGATCAACGAGACCTACAGTGCCTTCGTCCAGGGCTTCATGCCCACCCTGGCCCGCCCCGAGGTCGACGTGCTCGACGGCCTGACCACCGCGATCATCGTGGACCAGCAGCGGATGGGCGCCGACCCCCGCTCCACCGTCGGCACCGCCACCGACGCCAACGCGATGCTGCGCATCCTCTTCAGCCGGCTCGGCGACCCGCACATCGGCCCGCCCAGCGCGTACTCCTTCAACACCGCCTCCGTCCGCGCCAGCGGCGCGATCACCGTCGAGCGCGGCAACAAGAAGGCCGTGAAGGCCACGTACGAGCGCACCGGCGGCATGTGCACCCACTGCGAGGGCCGGGGCAAGGTCTCCGACATCGACCTCTCCCAGCTCTACGACGACTCCAAGTCGCTCGCCGAGGGCGCCTTCACCATCCCCGGCTGGAAGTCGGACAGCCAGTGGACCGTCCAGGTCTACGCCCAGTCCGGCTTCGTCGACCCGGACAAGCCGATCCGCGAGTACACCGAGAAGGAGCTGCGCGACTTCCTCTACGGCGAGCCGGTCAAGGTCAAGGTAAACGGCGTCAACCTCACCTACGAAGGCCTGATCCCGAAGATCCAGAAGTCGTTCCTGTCCAAGGACAAGGAGGCGATGCAGCCGCACATCCGCGCGTTCGTGGAGCGGGCCGTCACCTTCACCACCTGCCCCGAGTGCGACGGGACGCGGCTCAGCGAGGGCGCCAGGTCGTCCAGGATCGGCAAGGTCTCCATCGCCGACGCCTGCGCGATGGAGATCCGCGACCTCGCCGACTGGGTCCGCACCCTCGACGAGCCGTCGGTGGCGCCGCTGCTCACCGCCCTGCGGGACACCCTCGACTCGTTCGTGGAGATCGGCCTCGGCTACCTCTCCCTGGACCGTCCGGCGGGCACGCTGTCGGGCGGCGAGGCCCAGCGCGTCAAGATGATCCGCCACCTCGGCTCCTCGCTCACCGACACGACGTACGTCTTCGACGAGCCCACCATCGGCCTGCACCCGCACGACATCCAGCGGATGAACGACCTGCTGCTGCGCCTGCGGGACAAGGGCAACACCGTGCTCGTCGTCGAGCACAAGCCGGAGGCGATCGCCATCGCCGACCACGTCGTCGACCTCGGCCCCGGCGCCGGCACGGCGGGCGGCACCGTCTGCTTCGAAGGCACCGTGGAGGACCTGCGGTCGGCCGGCACCGTCACCGGACGCCACCTCGACGACCGGTCCTCGCTCAAGGAGACGGTGCGCGAACCCACCGGCGCGCTGGAGATCCGCGGCGCGAACGCGCACAACCTCCAGGACGTCGACGTCGACATCCCGCTCGGCGTGCTCTGCGTGGTCACCGGTGTGGCGGGCTCCGGCAAGAGCTCGCTGATCCACGGCTCGGTCCCCGCCGGAGCGGACGTCGTCGCCGTCGACCAGAGCCCCATCAAGGGCTCCCGGCGCAGCAACCCGGCGACGTACACGGGCCTGCTCGACCCGATCCGCAAGGCCTTCGCCAAGGCCAACGGCGTCAAGCCCGCCCTGTTCAGCGCCAACTCCGAGGGCGCCTGCCCCACCTGCAACGGCGCCGGGGTCGTCTACACCGACCTGGCGATGATGGCCGGCGTCGCCAGCCCCTGCGAGGACTGCGAGGGCAAGCGGTTCCAGCCCTCGGTGCTGGTGTACCGGTTCGGCGGCCGGGACATCAGCGAGGTGCTCGCGATGTCGGTGGCGCAGGCGGAGGAGTTCTTCGGCACCGGCGAGGCGCGTACGCCCGCCGCGCACAAGATCCTCCAGCGGCTCACCGACGTCGGACTCGGCTACCTCACCCTCGGCCAGCCGCTCACCACCCTCTCCGGCGGCGAGCGGCAGCGGCTGAAGCTGGCCACGCACATGGGCGAGAAGGGCGGCGTGTACGTCCTCGACGAGCCCACCACCGGCCTCCACCTCGCCGACGTCGAGCAGCTGCTCGGCCTGCTGGACCGCCTGGTCGACGCGGGCAAGTCGGTCATCGTCATCGAGCACCACCAGGCCGTCATGGCGCACGCCGACTGGATCATCGACCTCGGCCCCGGCGCCGGCCACGACGGCGGCCGGATCGTCTTCGAGGGCACCCCCGCCGACCTCGTCGCCGACCGCTCCACCCTCACCGGCGAGCACCTGGCGGCCTACGTCGGCGCCTGA
- a CDS encoding DUF6158 family protein, with translation MNEHDTGDGTMTGVDPGRLDDQQLMKELETIHRTRHDTLLYGSNDALRAHNERMAQLEGEWLRRNPRRPVAAGRTREGARERGCGESGAPGG, from the coding sequence ATGAACGAACACGACACAGGGGACGGCACCATGACCGGAGTGGACCCGGGCCGCCTGGACGACCAGCAGCTCATGAAGGAGCTGGAGACCATCCACCGCACGCGCCACGACACCCTCCTCTACGGGTCGAACGACGCGCTGCGGGCCCACAACGAGCGCATGGCGCAGCTGGAGGGCGAGTGGCTGCGCCGCAACCCGCGTCGCCCGGTGGCCGCGGGCCGCACCCGCGAGGGGGCGCGGGAGCGGGGCTGCGGGGAGTCGGGGGCGCCCGGTGGCTGA
- a CDS encoding DedA family protein, with protein MSTLGTAVTSIPTEPAQQAFGYPSLFLLVLIGALVPVVPTGALVSSAAVVAMHQTLPFAMLMVFATASLAAFCGDMALYWLGRRGVGSRNGSRWLEAIRSRAPEDRLAQAQKKLAEHDVAVLVLSRLVPAGRIPVMLACLLAEWPARRFARGNLPACLAWAVTYQLIGILSGALFSKPWEGVAAAIALTLLVSGAPSVWRRLRGPAKA; from the coding sequence GTGAGCACGCTGGGCACCGCCGTGACGAGCATTCCGACCGAGCCGGCCCAGCAGGCGTTCGGCTATCCCTCGCTGTTCCTGCTGGTGCTGATCGGGGCGCTGGTGCCGGTGGTGCCGACGGGGGCGCTGGTGAGTTCGGCGGCCGTGGTGGCGATGCACCAGACGCTGCCGTTCGCGATGCTGATGGTGTTCGCCACCGCGTCGCTGGCCGCGTTCTGCGGGGACATGGCGCTGTACTGGCTGGGGCGGCGCGGGGTCGGTTCGAGGAACGGCTCGCGCTGGCTGGAGGCGATCCGGTCGCGGGCGCCCGAGGACCGGCTGGCGCAGGCGCAGAAGAAGCTCGCCGAGCACGATGTCGCGGTGCTGGTGCTGTCGCGGCTGGTGCCGGCGGGCCGCATACCCGTGATGCTGGCCTGCCTGCTGGCCGAGTGGCCGGCGCGCCGCTTCGCCCGGGGCAACCTCCCGGCCTGCCTGGCCTGGGCGGTGACGTACCAGCTGATCGGCATCCTGAGCGGCGCCCTGTTCAGCAAGCCGTGGGAGGGCGTGGCCGCGGCGATCGCCCTGACCCTGCTGGTCAGCGGCGCGCCGAGCGTGTGGCGGCGGCTGCGGGGGCCCGCGAAGGCGTAG
- a CDS encoding VOC family protein has protein sequence MDINLSQCFIAVDDHDKALAFYRDVLGMEVRNDVGFEGMRWVTVGSPAQPDVDIVLEPPLADPNASEADQEAMDRLLAKGLLRGVIFTTDDVDATFERISAAGAEVLQEPVDQPYGVRDCAFRDPAGNMLRFNQPRKR, from the coding sequence ATGGACATCAACCTCTCGCAGTGCTTCATCGCCGTCGACGACCACGACAAGGCGCTCGCCTTCTACCGGGACGTGCTCGGCATGGAGGTCCGCAACGACGTCGGCTTCGAAGGGATGCGCTGGGTGACCGTCGGTTCCCCGGCCCAGCCCGACGTGGACATCGTCCTCGAACCCCCGCTCGCCGACCCCAACGCCTCGGAGGCCGACCAGGAGGCCATGGACCGGCTGCTCGCCAAGGGCCTCCTGCGCGGCGTCATCTTCACCACCGACGACGTGGACGCCACCTTCGAACGCATCAGCGCGGCGGGCGCCGAGGTCCTCCAGGAGCCGGTCGACCAGCCCTACGGCGTCCGCGACTGCGCCTTCCGCGACCCGGCCGGCAACATGCTCCGCTTCAACCAGCCGCGCAAGCGGTAA
- a CDS encoding MBL fold metallo-hydrolase: MTQQPRSTTSTPTPAADAAEPPAEPSPAPSSSPPLADPRPPAEHRVWPRTFHDRLTAPLPGLKAIARFAREGAVRPGPDGLADIPRLPYEPGPLPRVDARTVAVTWAGHASWVVRIGGLTVLTDPVWSRRILGTPARLTPVGVPWSALPRVDAVVISHNHYDHLDAPTLRRLPRDTPVLAPAGLGRWFHRRRFTRVTELDWWEATELGGVRFDFVPAHHWSKRTLTDTCRTLWGGWVLTAPDGRRVYFAGDTGYGHWFARIGRRYPGIDLALLPIGAYDPRWWLRDVHCDPEEAVRAAQDVGARRMAPMHWGTFVLSAEPVLEPLTRVRTAWQRAGLPREHLWDLPVGASHVLE, translated from the coding sequence ATGACGCAGCAGCCCCGGTCGACCACGAGCACCCCCACTCCCGCCGCGGACGCGGCCGAGCCGCCGGCCGAGCCCTCCCCGGCGCCCTCGTCCTCCCCGCCGCTCGCCGACCCGCGCCCGCCGGCCGAGCACCGGGTCTGGCCGCGCACCTTCCACGACCGGCTGACCGCGCCGCTGCCCGGACTGAAGGCCATCGCGAGATTCGCCCGCGAAGGGGCGGTCAGACCCGGCCCCGACGGCCTCGCCGACATCCCCCGGCTGCCGTACGAGCCCGGCCCGCTGCCCCGCGTGGACGCCCGCACCGTCGCCGTCACCTGGGCGGGACACGCCAGCTGGGTGGTGCGGATCGGCGGGCTCACCGTGCTGACCGACCCGGTCTGGTCCCGCCGCATCCTCGGCACCCCGGCCCGCCTCACCCCCGTCGGCGTCCCCTGGAGCGCCCTGCCGCGCGTCGACGCGGTCGTCATCAGCCACAACCACTACGACCACCTGGACGCCCCGACCCTGCGCAGGCTCCCGCGCGACACCCCCGTCCTCGCGCCGGCCGGGCTCGGCCGCTGGTTCCACCGCCGCCGCTTCACCCGCGTCACCGAGCTGGACTGGTGGGAGGCGACGGAGCTGGGCGGCGTCCGCTTCGACTTCGTACCGGCCCACCACTGGTCCAAGCGCACCCTCACCGACACCTGCCGCACCCTGTGGGGCGGCTGGGTCCTCACCGCGCCCGACGGCCGGCGCGTCTACTTCGCCGGCGACACCGGGTACGGCCACTGGTTCGCCCGCATCGGCCGCCGCTACCCCGGCATCGACCTCGCCCTGCTCCCCATCGGCGCCTACGACCCCCGCTGGTGGCTCAGGGACGTCCACTGCGACCCGGAGGAGGCGGTGCGGGCCGCCCAGGACGTCGGCGCCCGCCGGATGGCGCCGATGCACTGGGGCACGTTCGTCCTGTCCGCGGAGCCGGTCCTGGAACCCCTCACCCGCGTACGCACCGCCTGGCAACGCGCCGGCCTGCCCCGCGAGCACCTGTGGGACCTCCCGGTGGGCGCCTCCCACGTACTGGAGTGA
- a CDS encoding type 1 glutamine amidotransferase domain-containing protein, protein MRIAFLTAPEGVEQVELTEPWQAAKDAGHEPVLVSTQSGEVQGFDHLDKADTFPVDEVVGDTSADSFGGLVLPGGVANPDFLRTDEKAVAFVKDFFEQGRPVAAICHAPWTLVEADVVRGRVVTSWPSLQTDLRNAGATWVDEQVKVCDHGNNVLVTSRKPDDLKAFCETFLAEFAKAGG, encoded by the coding sequence ATGCGCATCGCATTTCTGACCGCGCCCGAGGGCGTGGAGCAGGTCGAACTGACCGAGCCGTGGCAGGCCGCGAAGGACGCGGGTCACGAACCCGTGCTGGTCTCCACGCAGTCCGGTGAGGTCCAGGGCTTCGACCATCTCGACAAGGCGGACACGTTCCCGGTGGACGAGGTGGTGGGCGACACGTCGGCCGACTCGTTCGGCGGGCTGGTGCTGCCCGGCGGGGTGGCCAACCCGGACTTCCTGAGGACGGACGAGAAGGCGGTGGCGTTCGTCAAGGACTTCTTCGAGCAGGGGCGTCCGGTGGCCGCCATCTGCCACGCCCCGTGGACCCTCGTGGAGGCCGACGTCGTACGCGGCCGGGTCGTGACCTCGTGGCCCAGCCTCCAGACCGATCTCCGCAACGCGGGCGCCACCTGGGTGGACGAGCAGGTGAAGGTCTGCGACCACGGGAACAACGTGCTGGTCACCAGCCGCAAGCCGGACGATCTCAAGGCGTTCTGCGAGACCTTCCTCGCGGAGTTCGCCAAGGCGGGCGGCTGA
- a CDS encoding aminotransferase class I/II-fold pyridoxal phosphate-dependent enzyme, whose protein sequence is MRRTEPSGHGPHGQGSEGRARENHAPVGHGPVRYGPHLPDDGLPVLPELSAVLAAAAGRAQEEPAGGAPALLDAACGYWDRRGLTTDPGHVAAAPGAGALLLALTAALGGDVLVPRPCAAWWAPYARLLGRPVFHVPTQAESGGVPDPYALLETVRRVRAEGGDPRLLVLSVADDPTGTVAPPELLHETVEAAEGEGLHLVSDETWRDTLHDPHATVILSPAEMLPERVTVITDLAGALLPPSWPAAVARFPASAAGDGLHARVLDVLTALGARVAAPVAAAAGYALGEPEPVAERRSAAVRLHARLAAAAHAAVVAAGATARPPQAGRHLYADLGPLRDALAAEGVGDAQELEDFLTARLGMPAPGGHRFGDDLPALRVRLATGPLLGAGERRAECLTSPDPLELSQVQRALVRLKSVFGGLRDAQRWEPPR, encoded by the coding sequence ATGCGGCGGACGGAGCCCTCAGGGCACGGCCCCCACGGGCAGGGCTCCGAGGGCCGTGCCCGCGAGAACCATGCCCCGGTGGGGCACGGTCCCGTCCGCTACGGCCCGCACCTCCCCGACGACGGGCTGCCGGTCCTGCCCGAGCTGTCCGCCGTACTCGCCGCCGCCGCGGGCCGCGCCCAGGAGGAACCCGCCGGCGGCGCGCCCGCCCTCCTGGACGCCGCCTGCGGCTACTGGGACCGGCGCGGACTGACCACCGACCCCGGCCACGTCGCCGCCGCCCCCGGCGCGGGCGCCCTGCTGCTCGCGCTGACCGCCGCGCTCGGCGGCGACGTCCTGGTGCCCCGGCCCTGCGCCGCCTGGTGGGCGCCGTACGCGCGGCTGCTGGGCAGACCCGTCTTCCACGTGCCGACCCAGGCCGAGTCCGGCGGCGTACCCGACCCGTACGCCCTCCTGGAGACCGTCCGACGGGTCCGCGCCGAGGGCGGCGACCCCCGCCTGCTCGTCCTGTCGGTCGCCGACGACCCGACCGGCACCGTCGCGCCGCCCGAGCTGCTGCACGAGACCGTGGAGGCGGCCGAGGGCGAAGGACTGCACCTGGTCAGCGACGAGACCTGGCGCGACACCCTGCACGACCCCCACGCCACCGTGATCCTCAGCCCCGCCGAGATGCTGCCCGAGCGGGTCACCGTCATCACCGACCTGGCCGGCGCGCTGCTGCCGCCGTCCTGGCCCGCCGCCGTCGCCCGCTTCCCGGCGTCCGCCGCCGGGGACGGCCTGCACGCCCGCGTCCTCGACGTGCTCACCGCGCTCGGCGCCCGTGTCGCCGCGCCCGTCGCCGCGGCGGCCGGGTACGCGCTCGGCGAACCCGAACCGGTCGCCGAACGCCGGTCGGCCGCCGTACGCCTGCACGCGCGGCTGGCCGCCGCCGCGCACGCGGCCGTCGTCGCCGCGGGCGCCACCGCCCGGCCCCCGCAGGCCGGCCGCCACCTCTACGCCGACCTCGGCCCGTTGCGCGACGCGCTCGCCGCCGAGGGTGTCGGCGACGCCCAGGAACTGGAGGACTTCCTCACCGCCCGGCTCGGCATGCCCGCCCCCGGCGGACACCGCTTCGGCGACGACCTGCCGGCCCTGCGCGTACGGCTCGCCACCGGCCCCCTGCTCGGCGCCGGCGAGCGGCGCGCGGAATGCCTCACGTCCCCCGACCCGTTGGAACTGTCACAGGTGCAACGCGCGTTGGTCCGCCTGAAGTCGGTCTTCGGCGGTCTGCGCGACGCTCAGCGATGGGAGCCTCCTCGATGA
- a CDS encoding MBL fold metallo-hydrolase: MPVELTWWGHATCTVEDSDIRVLTDPLFVRRLAHLRRRRGAVPPPDAWRADVVLVSHLHADHLHVPSLARLAPGTRLLVPRGAPRAVPGMRRLGHLQLTEVAPGDETTVGDLRVRAVPARHDGRRLPLGPHRSPALGYVVEGEARTYFAGDTGLFDDMEKEVGPVDAALLPVGGWGPYLGSEHLDAGRAAEALARLAPGTAVPVHYGTYWPIGMDAVRPHEFHTPGDEFARLAALRAPGVAVHRLGHGGSVRVEVAR, translated from the coding sequence GTGCCGGTGGAGCTCACGTGGTGGGGTCACGCCACCTGCACGGTCGAGGACTCGGACATACGCGTGCTCACCGATCCCCTGTTCGTCCGCCGGCTGGCCCACCTGCGGCGCAGACGGGGCGCGGTGCCGCCGCCGGACGCCTGGCGCGCGGACGTGGTGCTGGTGTCGCACCTGCACGCCGACCACCTGCACGTGCCGTCGCTCGCGCGGCTCGCGCCGGGCACGCGCCTGCTCGTGCCCCGGGGCGCGCCGCGTGCGGTGCCGGGGATGCGCAGGCTCGGGCACCTGCAGCTGACCGAGGTGGCGCCCGGCGACGAGACGACCGTCGGTGACCTGCGGGTACGGGCGGTGCCGGCCCGGCACGACGGTCGCCGGCTGCCACTCGGCCCGCACCGCTCCCCCGCGCTCGGCTATGTCGTCGAGGGCGAGGCCCGGACGTACTTCGCCGGGGACACCGGTCTGTTCGACGACATGGAGAAGGAGGTCGGACCGGTCGACGCGGCGCTGCTGCCGGTGGGCGGCTGGGGGCCGTATCTCGGCTCCGAGCATCTGGACGCGGGGCGGGCGGCCGAGGCGCTGGCCCGGCTGGCGCCGGGCACGGCCGTGCCGGTGCACTACGGCACGTACTGGCCGATCGGGATGGACGCGGTGCGCCCGCACGAGTTCCACACGCCGGGTGACGAGTTCGCGCGCCTGGCTGCGCTGCGTGCGCCGGGCGTGGCGGTGCACCGGCTGGGGCACGGTGGGAGTGTGCGCGTGGAGGTCGCGCGGTGA
- a CDS encoding helix-turn-helix transcriptional regulator: MTTLEDLARLRRARDLMDREYDKPLDVPALARVALMSAGHFSRSFRAAYGETPYSYLMTRRIERAKALLRRGDLSVTEVCFAVGCTSLGSFSSRFTELVGESPSAYRARDHSDGAAVPACVAKVCTRPVRNGEARPAPGSLA, translated from the coding sequence GTGACGACGTTGGAGGACCTGGCCCGGCTGCGCCGCGCCCGCGACCTGATGGACCGCGAGTACGACAAGCCGCTCGACGTCCCGGCGCTGGCCCGGGTCGCCCTCATGTCGGCGGGCCACTTCTCCCGCAGTTTCCGCGCCGCCTACGGCGAGACCCCGTACAGCTACCTGATGACGCGCCGCATCGAGCGGGCCAAGGCCCTGCTGCGACGCGGCGACCTCTCGGTGACCGAGGTCTGCTTCGCCGTCGGCTGTACCTCGCTGGGCTCGTTCAGTTCCCGCTTCACCGAACTGGTCGGCGAGAGCCCGAGCGCCTACCGGGCCCGCGACCACTCGGACGGCGCCGCCGTCCCGGCCTGCGTCGCCAAGGTCTGCACCCGGCCGGTCAGGAACGGAGAAGCCAGGCCCGCGCCCGGGTCCCTAGCGTGA
- a CDS encoding RNA polymerase sigma factor SigF: MPIHASVKHPHDDAPDTADAFRRLTSLPDGPERDAVRDRIVEAWLPMAERLAGRFRSRGESYDDLRQVAALGLVKAVDRYDPERGNAFESYAVPTITGEIKRHFRDHMWTLHVPRRVQDLRNRVRHAGQDLSQTISGRRPTVAEIAEHAEMSEEDARVGLEALESFTALSLDAELPGSEDGYSLGDALGASDPALDTVVDREAVKDRLAALPERERAILYMRFFDDMTQSRIAEQLGISQMHVSRLISRCCDRVREQVLRDPAA; encoded by the coding sequence ATGCCGATCCACGCCAGCGTGAAGCACCCCCACGACGACGCCCCCGACACCGCCGACGCCTTCCGTCGGCTCACCAGCCTTCCCGACGGCCCGGAACGCGACGCGGTCCGCGACCGGATCGTCGAGGCCTGGCTCCCCATGGCCGAACGGCTCGCCGGACGCTTCCGCAGCCGCGGCGAGAGCTACGACGACCTGCGCCAGGTCGCCGCCCTCGGCCTGGTCAAGGCCGTCGACCGGTACGACCCCGAGCGCGGCAACGCCTTCGAGAGCTACGCGGTGCCGACGATCACCGGTGAGATCAAGCGGCACTTCCGCGACCACATGTGGACCCTGCACGTGCCGCGCCGGGTACAGGACCTGCGCAACCGGGTCCGCCACGCCGGGCAGGACCTGTCCCAGACCATCTCGGGCCGCAGGCCCACCGTCGCCGAGATCGCCGAGCACGCCGAGATGAGCGAGGAGGACGCGCGGGTCGGCCTGGAGGCCCTGGAGAGCTTCACGGCCCTGTCCCTGGACGCCGAACTCCCCGGCAGCGAGGACGGCTACTCCCTCGGCGACGCCCTCGGTGCCTCCGACCCGGCCCTGGACACCGTCGTCGACCGCGAGGCCGTGAAGGACCGTCTCGCCGCCCTGCCCGAGCGGGAACGGGCCATCCTCTACATGCGCTTCTTCGACGACATGACCCAGAGCCGCATCGCCGAACAGCTCGGCATCTCCCAGATGCACGTCTCCCGCCTGATCAGCCGCTGCTGCGACCGGGTGCGGGAGCAGGTGCTGCGGGACCCGGCGGCCTGA
- a CDS encoding baeRF2 domain-containing protein produces MDLAFLHPLYEHQGPWASVYVDLSRHTEDTPHERELTAAAVARELAEQGADDATCRAVREAVEGLRHATDPHGRALFACAGQVVLDPQLARPPYGGTTADWAPLPHVTPLLDLAGEDPVCVVAYIDRKGADFELRSALGTSDAGGVTGRQWPVHRTSSVDWSERHFQLRVENTWEHNAAEIADALAVCQEETGADLLILVGDDRERRSVHERLPKRLQERIAEASRGAGSRLLDDEVEQVRDDHVRSRAQEDLGRFLAARTPDGEGRAGAAEGVPALVEAAREHRIDELLVIPDAPDTHREVWIGEDADQLAVRRTELKTLGEQNSWSARADDALLRSAVMTGAPAISVTPALPSKASEDAPVGGLGALLRWK; encoded by the coding sequence ATGGATCTCGCGTTTCTGCACCCCCTCTACGAACATCAGGGCCCTTGGGCCTCCGTGTACGTGGACCTGTCCCGGCACACGGAGGACACCCCCCACGAGCGTGAGCTGACGGCCGCCGCGGTGGCCCGGGAGCTGGCGGAGCAGGGCGCGGACGACGCGACCTGCCGGGCCGTGCGGGAGGCGGTGGAGGGACTGCGCCACGCCACCGACCCGCACGGGCGGGCCCTGTTCGCCTGTGCCGGCCAGGTGGTCCTCGACCCGCAGCTGGCGCGTCCGCCGTACGGCGGGACCACCGCCGACTGGGCGCCGCTGCCGCACGTGACGCCGCTGCTGGACCTGGCGGGCGAGGATCCGGTGTGCGTGGTGGCGTACATCGACCGCAAGGGCGCCGACTTCGAGCTGCGCAGCGCGCTGGGCACCTCGGACGCGGGCGGCGTGACCGGCCGGCAGTGGCCGGTGCACCGCACGAGCAGCGTCGACTGGTCGGAGCGCCATTTCCAGCTGCGGGTGGAGAACACCTGGGAGCACAACGCGGCGGAGATCGCGGACGCGCTCGCCGTGTGCCAGGAGGAGACGGGCGCGGACCTGCTGATCCTGGTGGGGGACGACCGGGAGCGGCGGTCCGTGCACGAGCGGCTGCCGAAGCGGCTGCAGGAGCGGATCGCGGAGGCCTCGCGCGGTGCCGGCAGCAGGCTGCTGGACGACGAGGTGGAGCAGGTGCGCGACGACCACGTGCGTTCGCGGGCGCAGGAGGACCTGGGCCGCTTCCTGGCCGCCCGCACACCGGACGGCGAGGGCCGGGCCGGGGCGGCGGAGGGCGTGCCCGCGCTGGTCGAGGCGGCGCGGGAGCACCGCATCGACGAGCTGCTGGTCATCCCGGACGCCCCGGACACCCACCGCGAGGTGTGGATCGGTGAGGACGCCGACCAGCTGGCGGTGCGCCGCACCGAGCTGAAGACGCTCGGTGAGCAGAACTCCTGGTCGGCCCGCGCGGACGACGCGCTGCTGCGCTCGGCGGTGATGACCGGCGCCCCGGCGATCTCGGTGACGCCGGCGCTGCCGTCCAAGGCGTCCGAGGACGCGCCGGTGGGCGGTCTGGGGGCGCTGCTGCGCTGGAAGTGA